In the genome of Thermosphaera aggregans DSM 11486, one region contains:
- a CDS encoding NAD(P)-dependent glycerol-1-phosphate dehydrogenase: MQSVHEITLPLKVIVGHGVIDKVSEIIPPSARKVGIITGELTYELSGRRVEEALAPERKVVVWKAPNAIVDTAKEIARKAREERVEAVIGVGGGKAIDVAKYVAKESGSLMISIPTTPSHDGIASPFASLKGTGRPTSIYTKTPYGVIADVEVIAKAPRRLIMAGFGDLVGKLVAVKDWALAHRLRGEYYGEYAAQLALMSAKHVLKYHELIASGSVEGVRILVEALVSSGVAMCIAGSSRPASGSEHLFSHALDIVAPGRALHGEQIALGTIMMLYLHGDSSWRRVRRILKKVGLPTNAYEIGIEPEKIIEALTIAHTIRPERYTILGEKGLTREAAYRLAKETGVI; encoded by the coding sequence TTGCAGAGCGTTCACGAGATAACACTCCCCTTGAAAGTCATCGTTGGCCACGGCGTTATCGACAAGGTCTCCGAGATAATTCCCCCGTCAGCCAGAAAAGTCGGAATAATAACAGGAGAATTAACCTACGAGCTTTCCGGTAGAAGAGTTGAGGAAGCCCTCGCCCCCGAGAGAAAGGTTGTCGTCTGGAAAGCTCCCAACGCAATCGTGGATACTGCGAAGGAGATAGCGAGGAAGGCTCGGGAGGAAAGGGTTGAAGCAGTGATCGGCGTGGGCGGGGGGAAGGCTATTGACGTAGCAAAGTATGTCGCGAAGGAGTCAGGCTCCTTAATGATAAGCATACCCACCACGCCAAGCCACGACGGCATAGCGAGCCCGTTCGCCAGCCTCAAGGGAACCGGGAGGCCGACCAGCATCTACACTAAAACCCCTTACGGGGTGATAGCGGATGTCGAAGTCATCGCCAAAGCCCCTAGGAGGCTCATAATGGCGGGCTTCGGCGATCTCGTCGGCAAGCTGGTGGCTGTCAAGGACTGGGCCCTAGCGCACAGGCTGAGAGGGGAGTACTACGGCGAGTACGCCGCTCAGCTGGCTTTAATGAGCGCTAAACACGTGCTCAAATACCACGAGCTAATCGCAAGCGGGAGCGTGGAGGGCGTTAGGATACTTGTTGAAGCACTCGTGAGCAGTGGAGTAGCCATGTGCATAGCCGGGTCAAGCCGCCCGGCAAGCGGGAGCGAGCACCTGTTCAGCCACGCGCTGGATATCGTGGCGCCCGGCAGGGCTCTCCACGGGGAGCAAATAGCTCTTGGAACAATAATGATGTTATACCTCCACGGCGACTCATCGTGGAGAAGGGTTAGAAGGATCTTGAAGAAAGTCGGGCTTCCCACGAATGCTTATGAAATCGGGATTGAGCCGGAGAAGATTATTGAAGCCTTAACCATTGCTCACACTATAAGGCCTGAAAGGTACACGATACTGGGTGAAAAGGGTTTAACACGCGAGGCTGCTTACAGGCTTGCCAAGGAAACCGGCGTCATCTAG
- a CDS encoding proteasome subunit beta has product MDKTASKTTTVGLVAGEYVVLAADKRATAGPMVYHKRVRKIMEITPYAAMTISGLVADAQFLVENAKYIAKDYELKMGKRISIDALASRISLILSAYLRFSPFIVQLLLGGVDHEGPKLYYMDLYGSVSRERFMSTGSGSPVAFGVLEQGYREGLTLEEAKELAFKAVSSAIMRDSFTGEGVDIVVIGPEGISEETRLFKKTLATV; this is encoded by the coding sequence ATGGATAAGACTGCTTCTAAGACCACTACAGTTGGGCTGGTGGCAGGGGAGTACGTCGTACTCGCCGCTGATAAAAGGGCCACGGCAGGACCGATGGTCTACCATAAAAGAGTGAGGAAGATAATGGAGATAACTCCGTACGCGGCAATGACTATATCAGGGCTTGTTGCTGATGCCCAATTCCTCGTTGAGAACGCTAAGTATATTGCAAAGGACTACGAGCTTAAAATGGGGAAGAGGATATCTATTGACGCGCTGGCCAGCAGGATTTCCCTCATATTGTCGGCATACCTGAGGTTCTCCCCCTTCATTGTTCAGCTACTGCTTGGAGGGGTTGACCACGAAGGCCCCAAGCTGTACTACATGGATCTCTACGGGAGTGTTTCAAGAGAAAGGTTCATGTCAACAGGTAGCGGCTCACCAGTCGCCTTCGGAGTGCTGGAGCAGGGGTACAGGGAGGGCTTGACGCTGGAGGAGGCTAAGGAGCTTGCTTTCAAAGCCGTATCCTCAGCAATAATGAGGGATAGCTTCACGGGTGAGGGAGTGGACATAGTGGTTATAGGCCCTGAGGGGATTTCCGAGGAGACAAGGTTGTTTAAGAAAACCCTTGCAACGGTTTAG
- a CDS encoding beta-CASP ribonuclease aCPSF1 has protein sequence MKIDKSVLNKNKLALLGSIVQEIPPELELSNIEFEGPSIVVYVRNRKAISEHLDLAQNIAKKVRKRVVIRVSTESRLPVDEAKKKILEIAPREAGLDPNGIYFDETSGEVWVKVEKPGLIVGRGNYVRHKILAETGWRAVPMRASPLESKVLREVVAGTLKQSEYRLEFLRRLGDRIHRDVIFKNNYVRITALGGFREVGRSSILVETRESRLLLDMGINTGVMDDPFKAFPYIDVDSLKLEELDGVIVTHSHLDHVGLVPILYKYGYRGPLYVTKPTRELMIVMLKDLIEVSRRSGRYLPFTEKDLTTMILHTITVEYDEVTDVAPDIKLTMYNAGHILGSAIVHLHVGMGLHNIVYTGDFKYASTRLLDRANTEFPRVETLIMESTYGSAKQQNRLEAEAELVNIVKRTVERQGIVLIPVFAVGRGQEIILILNEAMKNGLIPKLNVYVEGLVNEVTAIHTQYPEYLSRSIREAIYRGENPFTADWLKILESGVARPDIVEDRPSVIIATSGMLTGGPAVDYLKLLASDPRNSLVFVGYQAEGTLGRKIKDGMRELTMVVENKVEAVKIDLEVYSIDGFSGHSDQAELVKYAQSIKPKPRKIILNHGEPSAIDTLARLLRKALLAPGTGYTSLPEIYTPSNLDTVHLTS, from the coding sequence GTGAAAATTGATAAGTCAGTGTTGAACAAGAATAAGCTCGCATTACTCGGCAGTATTGTGCAGGAGATACCGCCGGAGCTCGAGCTATCAAATATAGAGTTTGAGGGGCCATCAATAGTTGTCTACGTCAGGAACAGGAAGGCTATCAGCGAGCATCTGGATCTCGCGCAGAACATTGCGAAGAAGGTTAGGAAAAGGGTTGTGATAAGGGTTTCAACAGAGTCCCGGCTACCCGTTGACGAGGCGAAGAAGAAGATCCTGGAGATAGCTCCCAGGGAAGCCGGCCTCGACCCTAACGGAATATACTTCGATGAAACCAGCGGAGAGGTCTGGGTCAAGGTTGAGAAGCCGGGGCTAATAGTGGGGAGGGGTAATTACGTCAGGCACAAGATCCTCGCCGAGACGGGTTGGAGAGCAGTGCCTATGAGGGCCAGCCCGCTGGAGTCGAAAGTGCTCAGGGAGGTTGTAGCTGGTACTTTGAAGCAGAGCGAGTACAGGCTCGAGTTTCTGAGGAGGCTTGGAGACAGGATTCACAGGGACGTGATCTTCAAGAACAACTATGTGAGGATAACGGCGCTGGGAGGGTTCAGGGAGGTTGGGAGGTCTTCAATACTGGTTGAGACGCGTGAGAGCAGGCTACTCCTAGACATGGGGATTAACACGGGCGTGATGGACGACCCCTTTAAAGCATTCCCGTACATTGATGTCGACTCGTTGAAGCTTGAGGAGCTTGACGGCGTGATAGTCACGCACTCGCATCTCGACCACGTAGGCCTCGTGCCCATACTGTATAAGTATGGCTATAGGGGCCCCTTGTACGTGACCAAGCCCACGAGAGAGTTAATGATAGTCATGCTTAAGGATTTGATAGAGGTTTCGAGAAGGTCTGGGAGATACCTGCCTTTCACGGAGAAGGATTTAACGACTATGATACTCCACACGATCACTGTCGAATATGACGAGGTAACTGATGTAGCCCCCGACATCAAGCTAACAATGTATAATGCCGGCCACATACTTGGCTCAGCCATAGTCCACCTGCACGTTGGGATGGGGCTCCACAACATTGTCTACACGGGCGATTTCAAGTATGCTTCGACAAGGCTTCTCGACAGGGCTAACACGGAGTTTCCAAGGGTGGAGACGCTTATAATGGAGTCCACGTACGGGTCTGCGAAGCAACAGAACAGGCTTGAGGCGGAGGCGGAGCTCGTGAACATTGTCAAGAGGACTGTTGAGCGCCAGGGTATTGTGCTAATACCGGTTTTCGCGGTGGGCAGGGGTCAGGAGATAATACTGATACTGAATGAGGCGATGAAGAATGGCTTAATACCCAAGCTCAACGTTTACGTGGAGGGGCTTGTCAACGAGGTGACAGCCATTCACACACAGTACCCCGAGTATTTGAGCAGGAGTATAAGGGAGGCTATTTACAGGGGTGAGAACCCGTTCACGGCTGATTGGCTCAAGATCCTCGAGTCAGGCGTTGCGAGGCCCGATATAGTGGAGGACCGCCCCTCAGTGATCATAGCGACGAGCGGGATGCTCACCGGCGGGCCTGCTGTTGACTATCTCAAGCTACTGGCAAGCGACCCGAGGAACAGCCTCGTCTTCGTAGGCTACCAGGCCGAGGGAACCCTTGGAAGGAAGATTAAGGACGGTATGAGGGAGTTGACAATGGTGGTTGAGAACAAGGTTGAAGCGGTGAAGATCGACCTCGAAGTATACAGCATTGACGGCTTCAGCGGGCACAGCGACCAGGCCGAGCTCGTGAAGTATGCTCAGAGCATTAAGCCTAAGCCCAGGAAGATAATCCTCAACCATGGGGAGCCGTCGGCGATAGACACCTTGGCGAGACTCCTGCGTAAGGCGCTACTGGCCCCGGGAACAGGCTACACCTCCCTCCCGGAAATATACACACCCTCCAACCTTGACACGGTGCACCTCACATCCTAG
- a CDS encoding nicotinamide-nucleotide adenylyltransferase encodes MAKRVLMPGRFQPFHNGHYHALRSLLEEYEEVVLAVGSAQEGFTCQNPFTAGERLEMIDIFLKHEGLRGRVWLIPVPDIRMPLAWTTHVLSMAPKVEAVASGNPHVLYIYKWAGLKTIELKLHEPSRYNGSRIRSLMLEGGEWRSLVPGVIAEYIEAVDGVERVRKVCSSGVY; translated from the coding sequence ATGGCCAAGAGGGTTTTAATGCCCGGCAGGTTCCAGCCGTTCCACAACGGACACTATCATGCTCTTAGGAGTCTCCTAGAAGAATACGAAGAGGTAGTGTTGGCTGTTGGGAGCGCGCAGGAGGGGTTCACCTGCCAGAACCCTTTCACGGCCGGCGAGAGGCTCGAAATGATAGACATATTCCTCAAGCATGAAGGGCTGAGGGGCAGGGTCTGGTTGATACCGGTCCCGGATATAAGGATGCCCCTGGCTTGGACTACTCACGTCCTATCAATGGCTCCAAAGGTTGAGGCCGTTGCCTCGGGAAACCCTCACGTCCTGTACATCTACAAATGGGCTGGTTTGAAAACAATTGAGCTCAAGCTTCACGAGCCATCCAGGTATAACGGGTCCAGGATTAGGAGCCTGATGCTTGAAGGCGGCGAGTGGAGGAGCCTTGTCCCAGGCGTTATAGCCGAGTATATTGAAGCCGTTGACGGTGTTGAAAGGGTTAGAAAGGTGTGTTCTAGTGGAGTATATTGA
- the rtcA gene encoding RNA 3'-terminal phosphate cyclase, with product MEYIEVDGSLGEGGGQVLRYSLALSALTLKPVRVFNIRAKRDNPGLRPQHLAAVKALAEVSGAEVKGASPGSMEVWFRPRRRVHGSLSIDVGTAGSVSLVIQAILPVLLYSPGESTITVRGGTDVPWSPPVDYMSLVFTHNLKPMGVEAFVRLLKRGHYPRGGGVVEVRVKPVSKPLKSLNLVKRGRPLKAAVVSHSVRLPRHVAERQASAASSLVEKVLGIKPEVVLDAQPPESDTHLGPGSGVLVYVEAEPWVRLGGDSLGEKGKPAEKVGEEAFRKLVEDYETGMAFDRHMGDMLIPYLFLAQGVSRIGVARITSHLATALEISKLFFPSAEARVEGVVEGPGVVEVKSPGFQP from the coding sequence GTGGAGTATATTGAGGTTGACGGTAGCCTAGGGGAGGGCGGGGGCCAGGTTTTAAGATACTCGCTGGCCCTGTCAGCTCTCACGTTGAAGCCTGTGAGAGTGTTCAACATAAGGGCTAAGAGGGATAATCCAGGGCTCAGGCCGCAGCACCTCGCGGCTGTGAAAGCCCTTGCGGAGGTCTCGGGAGCGGAGGTTAAGGGGGCCTCCCCGGGTAGCATGGAGGTTTGGTTCAGGCCGAGGAGAAGGGTTCACGGTAGCCTCAGCATTGACGTGGGGACTGCGGGGAGCGTGTCGCTCGTCATTCAGGCGATACTCCCCGTTCTCCTCTACTCGCCCGGGGAGTCAACGATCACTGTTAGAGGCGGCACAGACGTGCCCTGGAGCCCCCCGGTGGACTACATGTCCCTGGTTTTCACGCATAACTTGAAGCCCATGGGGGTTGAAGCATTCGTGAGGCTTTTGAAGCGCGGGCACTACCCGAGGGGAGGAGGAGTGGTCGAGGTCCGCGTCAAGCCTGTCTCGAAGCCTCTGAAGTCCTTGAACCTGGTTAAGCGGGGTAGGCCTTTGAAAGCAGCCGTGGTCAGCCACTCCGTCAGGCTCCCGAGACACGTTGCTGAGAGGCAGGCCTCCGCAGCGTCAAGCCTTGTCGAGAAAGTGCTCGGGATTAAGCCCGAGGTCGTGCTGGATGCTCAGCCGCCTGAAAGCGACACCCACCTGGGGCCTGGTAGCGGGGTTTTAGTCTATGTTGAAGCGGAGCCTTGGGTTAGGCTTGGAGGGGACTCGCTCGGCGAGAAGGGCAAGCCGGCTGAGAAGGTGGGGGAGGAGGCTTTCAGGAAGCTGGTTGAGGATTATGAGACAGGGATGGCTTTCGACAGGCACATGGGGGATATGCTAATCCCTTACTTATTCCTAGCTCAAGGAGTCAGCAGGATCGGGGTTGCAAGAATAACTTCCCACCTCGCCACTGCTCTTGAAATATCCAAGCTCTTCTTCCCGAGTGCTGAAGCCAGGGTTGAAGGAGTTGTCGAAGGCCCCGGCGTGGTGGAGGTTAAAAGCCCTGGCTTCCAGCCTTGA
- a CDS encoding NOG1 family protein: MKPEDFRRNIIHEPSEFLAILERRLKTAGSSGRASARARLLEKLSTCYRLVDGEFSKAEAFLRRVVELGGFHAELFKLEAGVEPREVLKKIKGLRRIAGNIYASSRNELRTAPGEPAAREAFRAGVGRLVSIYKRNRKTLSAIRKTALEFSRMPDVEGDLRVIIAGMPQAGKSTLISRLTNAKPEIGFYPFTTKNIIAGHLTVEPYGRIVLIDTPGILDRPMSERNPIEHRAVLAVKHLADALLFLIDPSPGKYYSLDEQLSVYRTVQSMLQGKPLMIVLNKADATPPGELEEAREIVLRKTGVEPLVISALTGLNLDILKQRLAGLLKAGSQGF, from the coding sequence TTGAAGCCCGAGGATTTCAGGAGAAACATTATTCACGAGCCCAGCGAGTTCCTCGCGATCCTTGAGCGGAGGCTGAAGACCGCTGGCTCATCGGGGAGGGCCAGCGCCAGGGCAAGGCTTCTCGAAAAGCTTTCAACATGCTACCGGCTAGTGGATGGCGAGTTCTCCAAGGCTGAAGCATTCCTCAGGCGGGTAGTGGAGCTTGGGGGATTCCACGCCGAGCTCTTCAAGCTTGAAGCAGGGGTTGAGCCGAGAGAAGTGTTGAAGAAGATTAAGGGTTTGAGAAGGATTGCTGGCAACATATATGCTTCGTCGAGGAACGAGCTAAGAACCGCCCCGGGTGAGCCCGCTGCGAGGGAGGCTTTCAGGGCCGGGGTCGGAAGGCTTGTTTCAATCTACAAGAGGAACAGGAAGACTCTGTCAGCGATAAGGAAGACAGCCCTAGAGTTCTCCAGGATGCCGGATGTGGAGGGTGATTTAAGAGTCATCATAGCCGGCATGCCCCAGGCTGGGAAGTCAACGCTCATATCGAGGCTCACCAACGCGAAGCCCGAGATAGGCTTCTACCCTTTCACAACCAAGAACATTATTGCCGGGCACCTGACCGTTGAGCCTTATGGGAGGATTGTACTGATTGACACGCCCGGCATACTTGACAGGCCTATGAGCGAGAGAAACCCTATAGAGCACAGGGCTGTCCTAGCTGTGAAGCACTTGGCGGACGCCCTCCTCTTCCTGATCGACCCATCCCCCGGTAAATACTACAGTCTGGACGAACAGTTGAGCGTTTACAGGACTGTTCAAAGCATGCTCCAGGGTAAGCCGTTGATGATAGTGTTGAACAAGGCAGATGCCACGCCCCCGGGCGAGCTCGAGGAGGCTCGCGAAATAGTGTTGAGGAAGACAGGGGTTGAGCCCCTCGTTATCTCTGCTCTAACGGGCTTAAACCTGGATATTTTAAAGCAGAGGCTTGCGGGATTGCTCAAGGCTGGAAGCCAGGGCTTTTAA
- a CDS encoding TFIIB-type zinc ribbon-containing protein, which translates to MTRSTCPVCGNPLVWDYRDGFVVCSGCGLVVENIIEEARGGFEEEEGLPARRRRPVKRVVSENYSVNMRLYKMAEKRVRNKPWLTVDYNAVLSTKRFVKTIMSKASIEAVENIEANGYWEDVRNGLKLIEELNPALLSRSERGKYALAYMLSVKVRTGKTPGPEDVAKVFNISGTNYRRLYNIVKNLAPKIQPPQAHGQALTH; encoded by the coding sequence GTGACGCGTTCAACCTGCCCCGTCTGCGGCAACCCCCTGGTATGGGATTACAGGGATGGTTTCGTAGTCTGCAGCGGCTGTGGATTAGTAGTCGAGAACATCATTGAGGAGGCTCGGGGAGGTTTCGAAGAGGAGGAGGGGTTGCCGGCCAGGAGGAGGCGGCCCGTGAAGAGGGTTGTCTCAGAGAACTATTCCGTGAACATGAGGCTTTACAAAATGGCTGAGAAGAGGGTGAGGAATAAGCCGTGGCTCACGGTGGACTACAACGCTGTCTTGTCGACGAAAAGGTTTGTGAAAACCATCATGTCCAAGGCCTCGATAGAGGCTGTCGAGAACATTGAGGCGAACGGGTACTGGGAGGATGTGAGGAACGGCTTAAAGCTCATAGAGGAGTTGAACCCTGCATTACTCTCCAGGAGCGAGAGGGGCAAGTACGCGCTAGCATACATGCTCTCCGTCAAGGTGAGGACGGGGAAGACGCCGGGGCCCGAGGATGTTGCGAAAGTATTCAACATCAGTGGGACGAACTACCGGAGGCTCTACAATATTGTTAAAAACCTTGCTCCTAAAATACAGCCTCCTCAAGCCCACGGACAGGCATTAACCCATTAA
- the psmB gene encoding archaeal proteasome endopeptidase complex subunit beta encodes MSMLPGTAIGVKTREGVVLASEKRLTYDGFVLSSSVKKVYAITPHVGVGFAGLMGDVNILKRMLEMEAKYYELQHGREIRVRGLAKMLSVILYSYKLAPMLTEIVVGGYDDNGPQLYILDPVGSLIEEKYAALGSGAQLALGYIEPRYNPDISLEEAEKLVVEAVKTVIERDVLSGDGVDILKITAKGPEEKTVLFKNTLAQ; translated from the coding sequence ATGAGCATGTTGCCCGGCACAGCCATAGGTGTAAAGACGAGGGAAGGCGTTGTCCTAGCCAGCGAGAAGAGGCTTACTTATGACGGGTTCGTGTTAAGCAGTAGTGTTAAGAAGGTTTACGCGATCACGCCACACGTTGGCGTAGGGTTCGCAGGATTGATGGGGGATGTAAATATTCTGAAGAGAATGCTCGAGATGGAGGCCAAGTACTACGAGCTCCAGCACGGCAGGGAGATAAGGGTTAGGGGGCTCGCTAAGATGCTGTCGGTAATACTCTACAGCTACAAGCTCGCCCCCATGCTCACGGAGATCGTGGTAGGAGGCTATGATGACAACGGGCCACAGCTCTACATTCTAGACCCGGTCGGCAGCTTGATCGAGGAGAAGTACGCTGCACTAGGCTCCGGGGCCCAACTAGCCCTTGGATACATCGAACCCAGGTACAATCCAGACATAAGCCTCGAGGAAGCTGAGAAGCTCGTGGTCGAAGCCGTGAAGACGGTAATAGAGAGAGACGTGCTCTCGGGGGACGGCGTAGACATACTCAAAATAACCGCCAAGGGACCCGAGGAGAAAACTGTCCTGTTCAAAAACACGCTTGCACAGTAA
- a CDS encoding nitroreductase family protein has protein sequence MSQCLNVLNTRCSVRWFKQDPIPVETIRKLLEVAVKAPTAQGAEQWFFIAVVSEDKRREIHRLLKKAHEHYASNVLLKPYSPEAVSKWMGRIDQGMYAAPVYIAAYLDFRRRVFREEYFEYEKLMATQSLSAAIENLIIAAWSMGLGSVWIGVPVFMREEFDRIISPPENCELSAIVALGFPAEKTVPRPRKPVDQVSMIV, from the coding sequence ATGAGTCAATGCCTAAACGTCCTCAACACGCGTTGCAGTGTGAGATGGTTTAAGCAAGACCCAATCCCCGTGGAAACAATACGCAAGCTCTTGGAGGTAGCGGTTAAAGCCCCCACGGCACAGGGGGCTGAGCAATGGTTTTTCATAGCAGTAGTGTCGGAGGATAAGAGGAGGGAGATCCACAGGCTTTTAAAGAAAGCACATGAACACTACGCTTCCAATGTCTTGTTGAAACCGTACAGCCCCGAGGCTGTTTCAAAATGGATGGGCAGGATTGACCAGGGAATGTACGCAGCCCCTGTCTACATAGCCGCGTATTTAGATTTCCGTAGGAGAGTCTTCAGGGAAGAATACTTCGAGTATGAGAAGCTGATGGCTACCCAGTCACTATCAGCCGCTATTGAAAACCTCATCATAGCGGCTTGGAGCATGGGTCTGGGGAGCGTGTGGATAGGTGTCCCAGTTTTCATGAGGGAGGAGTTTGACAGGATAATTTCGCCTCCCGAGAACTGTGAGCTCTCAGCCATAGTAGCGCTGGGGTTTCCAGCCGAGAAAACCGTTCCGCGGCCGAGGAAGCCGGTTGATCAAGTATCTATGATAGTTTAG
- a CDS encoding rubrerythrin family protein: MVKSMTKDALLSAFAGESMAHMRYLVFADIAEKEGYSNVARLFRAIAYAEQVHATNHYNVLRVFNEDAKISSGAPIGPGDTSKNLDLAYRGEVYEIEEMYPVYLEIAKYQDEKEAQRSFYFALSAEKIHAQLYKTAKEYVDKKQDFPLAPDEKVWICPVCGHTHVGKEPPEKCPVCGAPRGMYKGF, translated from the coding sequence ATGGTAAAATCCATGACTAAGGACGCCCTTCTCTCAGCATTCGCCGGCGAGTCGATGGCGCACATGAGGTACCTGGTTTTCGCCGACATAGCTGAGAAGGAAGGATACAGCAATGTTGCGAGACTTTTCAGAGCTATAGCATACGCGGAGCAGGTTCACGCTACAAACCATTACAACGTTTTAAGAGTTTTCAACGAGGATGCCAAGATCTCGTCAGGCGCCCCAATAGGACCCGGGGACACTAGTAAAAACCTTGACCTAGCCTACAGGGGGGAGGTTTACGAGATAGAGGAAATGTACCCGGTGTATCTCGAGATAGCGAAGTATCAAGACGAGAAAGAAGCTCAGAGGAGCTTCTACTTCGCGCTGTCAGCGGAGAAGATTCATGCACAACTCTACAAGACAGCTAAGGAGTATGTTGATAAGAAGCAGGATTTCCCGCTGGCCCCGGATGAGAAAGTCTGGATTTGCCCAGTATGCGGGCACACCCATGTAGGCAAGGAGCCTCCTGAGAAATGCCCGGTCTGCGGCGCGCCAAGAGGCATGTATAAGGGATTCTAA